From Streptomonospora salina, the proteins below share one genomic window:
- a CDS encoding serine/threonine-protein kinase — protein sequence MAPPKLADRYRLLEPIGHGGMGTVWRAEDGLLNRPVAIKEVRVAPDLEPEKRDELLARTMREARICAGLSTHPGIVTIHDIVQEGERPWIVLELVSGRGLDRVVAEEGPLSPRRTAEIGRQVFAALDTAHRDGVVHRDVKPANVLLLPDGRAMLSDFGIAVSDAEDTLTLTGRLPGSPGYVSPERLRANTMSPAADVWSLGATLYFAVEGRSAFERPTGAARLTAPLEEPPDPPRRAGGLRPVLNGMLQSDPEHRLGGSALDAALARVVDTSDPGDPAPTQLDVSGGLPAVGGAGPAGSGAPAAGPARAAPMPPPSAAAQPSVAALGRRGWTRLLLSVAIGLTSLILAPLLVEFLASVLIGD from the coding sequence ATGGCTCCCCCGAAACTCGCTGACCGCTATCGGCTGCTTGAGCCGATCGGGCACGGCGGCATGGGCACCGTGTGGCGCGCTGAGGACGGCCTGCTGAACCGCCCCGTCGCGATCAAAGAAGTGCGCGTCGCTCCCGATCTGGAGCCCGAGAAGCGCGATGAACTGCTCGCCCGGACCATGCGCGAAGCCCGCATCTGCGCCGGTCTGAGTACGCATCCGGGGATCGTCACCATCCACGACATCGTCCAGGAGGGCGAGCGCCCCTGGATCGTGCTGGAGCTGGTCTCCGGGCGCGGGCTGGACCGGGTGGTGGCCGAAGAGGGCCCCCTCTCCCCTCGGCGCACGGCCGAGATCGGACGCCAGGTCTTCGCCGCTCTCGACACGGCCCACCGGGACGGTGTGGTGCACCGCGACGTCAAACCCGCCAACGTGCTGCTGCTGCCCGACGGGCGGGCGATGCTCTCCGATTTCGGCATCGCGGTCTCCGACGCCGAGGACACGCTCACGCTGACGGGCCGGCTGCCCGGCTCCCCCGGATACGTCTCGCCCGAGCGGCTGCGCGCCAACACCATGTCGCCTGCGGCCGACGTGTGGTCGCTGGGGGCGACGCTGTACTTCGCGGTCGAGGGCCGCTCGGCGTTCGAGCGCCCGACCGGAGCCGCGCGGCTGACCGCGCCGCTGGAGGAGCCGCCCGACCCGCCGCGGCGCGCCGGTGGGCTGCGGCCCGTCCTCAACGGGATGCTGCAGTCCGACCCCGAGCACCGGCTGGGCGGATCCGCGCTGGACGCGGCGCTGGCACGGGTGGTGGACACGTCGGATCCGGGCGATCCCGCCCCCACCCAGCTCGACGTTTCGGGCGGGCTGCCGGCGGTCGGCGGCGCCGGCCCGGCCGGTTCCGGCGCTCCCGCGGCAGGACCGGCGCGGGCGGCGCCGATGCCGCCCCCTTCCGCAGCGGCGCAGCCGAGTGTCGCCGCCCTCGGTCGGCGCGGCTGGACCCGGTTGCTGCTGTCGGTCGCGATCGGCCTGACCAGCCTGATCCTGGCGCCGTTACTGGTGGAGTTCCTGGCCAGCGTCCTCATCGGGGACTAG
- a CDS encoding alanine/glycine:cation symporter family protein, with translation MTALEDILGEISSVVWGPFVLIPLLLFTGIFLTVRLRLLQFRVLFHALWLALFRRKEHHSVEGDISHYQALSTALAATVGVGNIAGAALAIGVGGPGALFWMWLVGLVGMATKYSEALLGVKYRRQDAHGEQSGGPMFYLRRGLPGGLGLVLGGAFAVFGAIASFGIGNGTQANTVSQQLGDVWNVPEPVTGIVLVVLAGAVIIGGIKSIGRFAAAVVPLMVVLYIALSLLVLVINIGDLPGALALVFTDAFTGASASGGLLGSALLFAIQQGVARGIFSNESGLGTGGIAAASAKTDQPVRQGMVSMTQTFIDTIIVVTMTCMVIIVTGAWKAEDAEDGSLLTSQALADGLSTLSPSLAPIGTYGVAVAVAVFAFTTIVGWSYYGERCIDFLVGRKGVLPFRIVFVAVVYVGATVPLDLIWTFSDVANGLMALPNLIGLLLLSGVVAAETRRYFDNPNWKDPEAPMPKVYDDA, from the coding sequence ATGACCGCACTCGAGGACATCCTCGGTGAGATATCCAGCGTGGTGTGGGGACCGTTCGTCCTCATCCCCCTCTTGCTCTTCACCGGCATCTTCCTGACGGTACGGCTGCGGCTGCTGCAGTTCCGGGTGCTGTTCCACGCGCTGTGGCTGGCGCTGTTCCGCCGCAAGGAGCACCACTCGGTCGAGGGCGACATCTCCCACTACCAGGCGCTGAGCACGGCACTGGCCGCCACGGTGGGCGTCGGCAACATCGCGGGCGCCGCGCTGGCGATCGGCGTCGGCGGCCCGGGCGCGCTGTTCTGGATGTGGCTCGTCGGCCTCGTCGGCATGGCCACCAAGTACAGCGAGGCGCTGCTGGGTGTGAAGTACCGCCGCCAGGACGCCCACGGCGAGCAGAGCGGCGGCCCCATGTTCTACCTGCGCCGCGGCCTGCCCGGCGGGCTGGGCCTGGTCCTGGGCGGCGCGTTCGCGGTCTTCGGCGCCATCGCCTCGTTCGGCATCGGAAACGGAACCCAGGCCAACACCGTCTCCCAGCAGCTGGGCGACGTGTGGAACGTTCCCGAGCCGGTCACCGGCATCGTCCTGGTCGTGCTCGCCGGCGCCGTCATCATCGGCGGCATCAAGAGCATCGGCCGGTTCGCCGCCGCGGTGGTGCCCCTCATGGTCGTGCTCTACATCGCGCTGTCCCTGCTGGTGCTGGTGATCAACATCGGCGACCTGCCCGGCGCCCTGGCGCTGGTCTTCACCGACGCCTTCACCGGCGCTTCGGCCAGCGGCGGCCTGCTCGGCTCGGCGCTGCTGTTCGCCATCCAGCAGGGCGTGGCCCGCGGCATCTTCTCCAACGAGTCCGGCCTGGGCACCGGCGGTATCGCCGCCGCCTCGGCCAAGACCGACCAGCCCGTGCGCCAGGGCATGGTGTCGATGACGCAGACCTTCATCGACACCATCATCGTGGTCACCATGACCTGCATGGTCATCATCGTCACCGGTGCCTGGAAGGCCGAGGACGCCGAGGACGGATCGCTGCTGACCTCCCAGGCGCTGGCCGACGGGCTGTCGACACTGTCGCCGTCGCTGGCGCCGATCGGCACCTACGGCGTCGCCGTCGCCGTGGCGGTCTTCGCCTTCACCACCATCGTGGGCTGGTCCTACTACGGTGAGCGCTGCATCGACTTCCTCGTCGGCCGCAAGGGCGTGCTGCCCTTCCGCATCGTCTTCGTAGCGGTCGTCTACGTGGGCGCCACGGTGCCGCTGGACCTCATCTGGACCTTCAGCGACGTCGCCAACGGCCTGATGGCCCTGCCCAACCTCATCGGGCTGCTGCTGCTGTCCGGTGTGGTCGCCGCCGAGACCCGGCGCTACTTCGACAACCCGAACTGGAAGGACCCCGAGGCCCCGATGCCCAAGGTCTACGACGACGCCTGA
- the thiD gene encoding bifunctional hydroxymethylpyrimidine kinase/phosphomethylpyrimidine kinase, whose amino-acid sequence MRTCNILSIAGSDPSGGAGVQADLKTFSALGGYGMAVVTALTAQSTAGVAGVQEVPSEFVSSQLDTLLNDARVDAVKIGMLADTGVIRAVVKALDTHELPHVVLDPVMVAKSGDRLLSPDAIEAVRADLVPRADLITPNLPEAAELLGEEERHDLSAMREQAGRLVELGATRVLLKGGHLSGQSSTDLLVSPDGVSETFSAERIATRNTHGTGCTLSSAIAALRPQRRGFSEAVREAKDYLTEALRHADELDAGRGKGPVHHFHRWWPAAERP is encoded by the coding sequence GTGAGGACCTGCAACATCCTGTCCATCGCCGGCAGCGACCCCAGCGGCGGCGCCGGCGTCCAGGCGGACCTGAAGACGTTCTCGGCCCTCGGCGGCTACGGCATGGCCGTCGTCACCGCGCTGACGGCCCAGTCGACGGCGGGTGTGGCGGGCGTGCAGGAGGTCCCGTCGGAGTTCGTCAGCAGCCAGCTCGACACGCTGCTGAACGACGCCCGAGTGGACGCGGTCAAGATCGGCATGCTGGCCGACACGGGCGTGATCCGCGCTGTGGTCAAGGCGCTGGACACCCACGAGCTGCCGCACGTCGTACTGGACCCGGTGATGGTGGCCAAGAGCGGCGACCGGCTGCTGTCGCCCGACGCGATCGAGGCCGTGCGCGCCGACCTGGTGCCGCGCGCCGACCTGATCACCCCCAATCTGCCCGAGGCCGCCGAGCTGCTCGGCGAGGAGGAGCGCCACGACCTCTCGGCGATGCGGGAGCAGGCCGGGCGGCTGGTGGAGCTGGGCGCCACCCGCGTGCTGCTCAAGGGCGGCCACCTCAGCGGGCAGAGCAGCACCGACCTGCTGGTCTCCCCCGACGGCGTGAGCGAGACGTTCTCGGCCGAGCGCATCGCCACCCGCAACACCCACGGCACCGGCTGCACCCTGTCCTCGGCGATCGCGGCGCTGCGACCGCAGCGGCGCGGCTTCTCCGAGGCGGTGCGCGAAGCCAAGGACTACCTCACCGAGGCGCTGCGCCACGCCGACGAGCTGGACGCGGGGCGCGGCAAGGGGCCGGTCCACCACTTCCACCGCTGGTGGCCCGCTGCCGAACGGCCCTGA
- a CDS encoding DUF368 domain-containing protein, which produces MAKTVGTHIVNGVRGALIGTAEAVPGVSGGTIALIVGIYETLITSAGHVVSAVRIGAVDLAKGRGLRRAGAEAAKAEWAAVVAVLIGMVCAVLLAASFLAPLVEREEQRAFGFFFGLVLASLVVPYTASGRPWRARHYLMALAAAAVAFVLTGMPPAHVDPHPLVVMASAAVAICALVLPGVSGSFILLTLGLYTSTMGAVHDRDLGYLGIFLVGAVIGLSLFVKLLQTLLERHHQITLVVLTGLLAGSLRALWPWQDGDRALMAPEGDVPVTAALAAAGFAVVAVVMLAERLLRGGSGTGPAEPSGGPDPAPAGDPAERR; this is translated from the coding sequence ATGGCCAAGACAGTCGGCACGCACATAGTCAACGGTGTCCGCGGCGCCCTGATCGGCACGGCCGAAGCGGTGCCCGGTGTCAGCGGCGGCACCATCGCACTGATCGTGGGCATCTACGAAACGCTGATCACCTCGGCGGGCCATGTCGTCAGCGCGGTGCGCATCGGGGCCGTGGACCTGGCCAAGGGGCGGGGGCTGCGGCGCGCCGGCGCCGAGGCCGCCAAGGCCGAATGGGCCGCGGTCGTGGCGGTGCTGATCGGCATGGTCTGCGCCGTGCTGCTGGCTGCGTCGTTCCTGGCCCCGCTGGTCGAGCGGGAGGAGCAGCGCGCCTTCGGGTTCTTCTTCGGCCTGGTTCTGGCGTCGCTGGTGGTGCCCTACACCGCGTCCGGGCGCCCTTGGCGGGCCCGGCACTACCTGATGGCGCTGGCCGCCGCCGCGGTCGCGTTCGTGCTGACGGGCATGCCGCCCGCTCACGTCGACCCCCACCCGCTGGTCGTCATGGCGTCGGCCGCCGTGGCCATCTGCGCGCTGGTGCTGCCCGGCGTCTCGGGGTCGTTCATCCTGCTGACGCTCGGCCTCTACACCTCGACGATGGGGGCCGTCCACGACCGGGACCTCGGCTACCTCGGCATCTTCCTCGTCGGCGCGGTCATCGGACTGTCGCTGTTCGTCAAGCTGCTGCAGACACTGCTGGAGCGCCACCACCAGATCACCCTCGTGGTGCTGACCGGGCTGCTGGCCGGGTCGCTGCGGGCGCTGTGGCCCTGGCAGGACGGCGACCGCGCGCTCATGGCGCCCGAAGGCGACGTTCCGGTGACCGCGGCGCTCGCCGCAGCGGGCTTCGCGGTGGTCGCCGTGGTGATGCTGGCCGAGCGGCTGCTGCGCGGCGGCAGCGGGACCGGGCCCGCCGAGCCGTCCGGCGGGCCCGACCCGGCGCCGGCAGGCGACCCGGCCGAGCGCCGTTGA
- a CDS encoding DUF6457 domain-containing protein codes for MTLVEWAQEVCAELELTDEVGTADVDRILDLAKDAAHSVARPAAPVTAYLLGIAVGRGADPAEAASALSALALEQASGSADGA; via the coding sequence ATGACACTGGTCGAATGGGCGCAGGAGGTCTGCGCCGAACTGGAGCTCACCGACGAGGTCGGCACGGCCGACGTCGACCGCATCCTCGACCTCGCCAAGGACGCGGCGCATTCCGTGGCGCGCCCCGCCGCGCCCGTGACCGCCTACCTGCTGGGAATCGCCGTCGGCCGGGGCGCCGACCCCGCCGAGGCGGCCTCGGCGTTGTCGGCACTGGCCCTCGAACAGGCCTCCGGTAGCGCGGACGGCGCCTGA
- a CDS encoding glycosyltransferase family 4 protein, translating to MLRSSRDEPENRMRPLPSSPRSPAPDPAVGPADLPSPGGDRPLRVAIVTESFLPQVNGVTNSVCRVAEHLRARGHEALILAPGAGPTSYAGFPVVRLPSVPLPVYRSFALGLPAPRLLTAALRAFAPDVVHLASPAVLGGAAVDAARPLALPTVAVYQTDLPGFAGRYGLPGAEALWPMLRRVHAAVDRTLVPSSATRAALAEHGFPRLGLWRRGVDAERFHPRHRDPALRRRLAPQGGVLVGYVGRLSKDKRVDLLAHAARLRGARLVVVGDGPERERLRRRIPSAVFVGQRTGEDLSRLYASLDVFVHTGADETFCQTVQEALASGVPVAAPAAGGPLDLVDPETNGLLYAADSVRELRVALGRMIRNPDLRDRLAAAARPSVEARTWESVGDELLGHYRSVIGPAAASAPRVALRG from the coding sequence GTGCTCAGGAGCAGTCGCGACGAACCGGAGAACCGCATGCGCCCGCTGCCTTCATCCCCCCGATCCCCGGCCCCCGACCCGGCCGTCGGCCCCGCCGACCTCCCCTCCCCCGGCGGCGACCGCCCGCTGCGCGTGGCGATCGTGACCGAGTCCTTCCTTCCGCAGGTGAACGGTGTCACCAACTCCGTGTGCCGGGTGGCCGAACATCTGCGCGCCCGCGGCCACGAAGCGCTCATCCTGGCGCCCGGGGCCGGCCCGACCTCCTACGCCGGGTTCCCGGTGGTGCGGCTGCCGAGCGTGCCGCTGCCGGTGTACCGCTCGTTCGCGCTGGGGCTGCCGGCGCCCCGGCTGCTGACGGCGGCCCTGCGCGCCTTCGCGCCCGATGTGGTGCACCTGGCTTCGCCGGCGGTGCTGGGCGGCGCGGCCGTGGACGCCGCCCGCCCGCTGGCCCTGCCGACGGTGGCCGTCTACCAGACCGACCTGCCCGGCTTCGCCGGCCGCTACGGCCTGCCGGGCGCGGAGGCGCTGTGGCCGATGCTGCGCCGGGTCCACGCGGCCGTGGACCGCACCCTCGTGCCGTCCTCGGCGACGCGGGCCGCGCTGGCCGAGCACGGGTTCCCCCGGCTGGGTCTGTGGCGGCGCGGCGTGGACGCCGAACGGTTCCACCCGCGCCACCGCGATCCCGCCTTGCGCCGCCGCCTGGCGCCGCAGGGCGGGGTTCTGGTCGGCTACGTCGGGCGGCTCTCCAAGGACAAGCGGGTGGATCTGCTCGCCCACGCGGCGCGGCTGCGCGGCGCGCGGCTGGTGGTGGTCGGCGACGGCCCCGAGCGGGAGCGGCTGCGCCGCAGGATCCCGTCGGCGGTGTTCGTCGGCCAGCGCACGGGCGAGGACCTGTCGCGCCTGTACGCGTCGCTGGACGTGTTCGTGCACACCGGCGCCGACGAGACGTTCTGCCAGACGGTGCAGGAGGCGCTGGCCTCGGGTGTCCCGGTGGCGGCGCCGGCGGCGGGCGGGCCGCTGGACCTCGTCGATCCCGAAACCAACGGTCTGCTCTACGCCGCGGACTCGGTGCGCGAGCTGCGCGTAGCGCTGGGGCGGATGATCCGCAACCCCGACCTGCGGGACCGCCTGGCGGCGGCCGCTCGGCCGTCGGTCGAGGCGCGGACCTGGGAGTCCGTGGGCGACGAGCTGCTCGGCCACTACCGCTCGGTGATCGGTCCCGCGGCCGCGTCGGCGCCCCGTGTTGCGCTGCGCGGCTGA